The genome window GAATAAACCTATACGCGGTCTTGTTCTTAATTTAGCTATTTCAACCTTCCTTTTTTCATTTGGCAAAATCGCATCAAAAACTCTTCGTAACAGTCTAATGTTATCTTTCACGATTATCCCCACAGTATCCAACGACCAACTAAAGGGTATTACACCATCAGTAGGTATTAATCCAGTAGTTGGTTTAAATCCTATTACTCCACATAAAGACGAAGGAATCCTTACAGACCCTCCAGTATCAGTACCAATTCCCACATCTACCATGTCTAATTTTACTGCAACTGCAGAACCACCACTAGAACCGCCACTTATTCTTTCTGGATCAACTGGATTTTTTGCAGGTCCTCCTATACTCGATGTATTAGTTGCACCTAACGCGAATTCATGAGTATTAGTTTTTCCTATTATCTTTCCTCCTTCTCTAAGTATAGCGTCTACAACATAAGCATTTTCTTGTGGAACATAGTTTTCTAAAATTCTCGAACCAGCGGTAGTCCTTACGCCTTTAGTTAAAATAACATCCTTTATTCCAAATGTAACATTCTTTAACTTACCCTTATTGTTTCCTTCGATATTATAGAGAGTGATAAATGCATTATATTTTGAATTTAATTCTTCTGATATCATCTTCCCTCACACAGAATAATGGTTCAAGTAACTTTTTAAGTATTGGATCTTTATCGTTTTCCTTCATTGTTATAATACTTATTAATTTGGTAATAAAAGCTTACAAACAATCCCTTATGGGAACACTTCACATATTATTTTTTTTAAAAACATATGGAGCCTACTATGATAGATAATATTTTTTATACAGTTTAAACACAATCTAACCGATGAAAGCCGTAGTGGTTCCGGGTAAGCAAAAAGGATATAAGATAGAAGAAGTCCCAGATCCAATCCCAGGGAAAGATGAAGTTGTAATTAGAGTAAATAGAGCGGCATTATGTTATAGAGATCTATTACAACTACAAGGTTTTTATCCAAGAATGAAATATCCAGTAATCTTAGGACATGAGGTAGTTGGTACAATAGAACAAATTGGAGAGAACGTTAAAGGCTTTAAAGAAGGTGATAAGGTAATTTCACTTCTTTATGCACCTGATGGAACTTGCCATTATTGTCAAATTGGCGAGGAAGCGTATTGCCACTCAAGATTAGGTTATTCAGAGGAATTAGACGGCTTCTTTGCTGAAAAAGCAAAGATAAAAGTTACGAGTCTAGTAAAAGTTGGCACTAACGTTCTAGACGAGGGAGCAGTTTTAGTACCTTGCATAACTGGAATGGTTTATAGAAGCTTGAGAAGGGCAAAGTTGCAAAAGGGGGAAACAGTTCTAGTCACAGGAGCTAGTGGTGGTGTTGGTATTCATGCTATACAAGTAGCGAAAGCACTTGGTGCTAAAGTGATAGGAGTAACTACATCAGAGGAAAAAGCCGCTTTCATAAGGAAATTGGCTGACCATGTAATAGTAGGTAGTAAATTCTCAGAAGAGGCAAAGAAGATAAGTGATGTAAATGTAGTTATTGACACAGTAGGAACGCCAACAATAGATGAAAGTCTGAAAAGTTTATGGATGGGGGGTAGACTGATACAAATAGGTAACGTCGATCCAACTCAGATATATCAACTAAGGCTAGGATACATTATACTGAAAGATATAGAAGTAATAGGCCATGCGTCTGCAACTAAGAGGGATGCAGAAGAGACTCTCAAGTTAACTGGAGAAGGAAAAATAAATCCCGTGGTCGCTGCAGTAGTAGAGCTGAATGAGATAGATAAGGGATATGAAATACTAAAGGATAAGCATAAGATTGGGAAGGTACTAGTAAAGCCTTAAATTTTTAAATCTTTTTATAGGTTAGTGTGAGGCTTAAAATTTCATGGATAGAGCTTAGTCAAGATTTATTACCGCATTCAGATTTAGATTCAAAAGAAGATCTTAAATTTATAAGCAATGAAATTCTTGAAGCATTTGAAATAGGAGGATATTCTGATGAAATAGAACTAGATGACAAAATATTAGAGATAACTTCTATTTTCTCGTCAAAGTTAGTAAATGATATTCTAAGATCAATACAAATTTACGAAAAAGGGAGATGGGGTAAATTATTATCGGGTGATATAGTTACTGTTATCGGAGAAACAATAACATATGCTCTTCTAAATCAGTTATTCGATGTAAGTATTAATGATATATTACCATTTAGAGGCGTAAAGTTCTTAGGCATAATATCGGATTTAGTTATAAATATAGAAAAATATGATAAATTAAGAAAATTTTTAGATGCAGAGAACGGCTTATTATTCGTGGAAGCCAAGGCCACAATGACCTATAGAAGATCACAAGTAGTTAATACAATATTAAAAAGCTTAGTTACAATTGAAAATCTTAGATATCCAGACAACTATGGACTAATTTCTTATATTATAAGATACAATAACCAACTATACGATTTAATGATATTGATAAAACCGTAAGGTGGGAAAAGTGAATTGCCTTGAGAGTCTTCATAAAGCATACATCTTGACTTGGATAGGAGATTATAAAACAGCTAGTGAGTTAGCTACTCAATGTATTCAGCTTCTTTCAGATTCAGTAGAGATAAGGAGAAAGATAAAGGAAATATTGAAGGAAGTCGATATGCAATATAAAATACCTAAAAAATTAAGGGAAGAAAATATAACTAGTCTCGATCTAATTCAAGTTGCACTTTATTATTTGGCAAAAAGGCTATCTATCAAAAAAGATAACTACAGGGAAATAATTGAAAATGGTAATATAAAACTGTCTGTAATTGGTTCGTTAATTAAAGAGGTTAGAGGATATTGTGAGGGATGTAAGGGATATAAATATTTTATGCTAACTAAGGCTAAGGGATATGCGATACTTTATGACCAGATAATATACGCTGAATTTTTTGAAGGGAAGACAGAGGATGTAATAGATGAGATAATACACAACACTAAACTTTAAATTACATCCTTTTACTATTTTATAGCAACTACGCCGCGGTGGTTTAGCCCGGTCAAGCGCAGGCACCGAAAGAATGCGGGCCTCTCGAGCCCGTGACCCGGGTTCAAATCCCGGCCGCGGCACTCTCATTAATTATTATTTTACTTGATTATAGTTAATAAAAATATATATGAATTCCCAACAAATTCTATTTAATGGCGAATTTATTGCTAATGAAGGTAACATAATCGTGAATTAACGCGCAGCAGGAGTTGCAACGGTTATGAGGACTAAGTTTTTTAAAAAGTATAGTAGTTTCCTGAAAATGACGTATAATATATATCACGTTTAATTTTTCCAATGTAACATTTAAGGCGAATTTATATTAAACACGCTTGAAGTACTTATGATTATTTAAATCTCCTTGAGGAGAATCAATGTTAGTATTTAAGGAATTTGAGGTAAATTTATGCAAAGTACTAATAGCAGTTTGTGAGATTGCTTATATACCCTATGGGGACGATACCCTAAGGGTTAGTAAGATTGATGGTGATGCGAGCCCCGTATCGTTGGGCTCGAAGAGTCCTATGTCTCGTCACCAATGCTAAGACCCTACACTTAACCATGAAATGGAATGAAAGTGTAGTGACAAACGGGATAAAAGGTCTAACAAGTTCTGATTTAATACTAGTTATTCCAGCGAACAAGGGAGTTGGTCAGCAGTATCTTTTGTCCAATTTCTAATAACGAGAATGAAGTTATAAAAAGTAGATTATTGAGATTGGATAAGGATAAGTAAAATCAGAAATTATAGTGCACCAGAGTTTGTTTGTAAATATCTTGTTGAATACTAAGATGTTTATAGTAATTTTGAAGAGCAATTTAATCAGGTTGTTGAGTGTATAATAAACGAGAGTTATCATTATCGTTCTTAATTTTTTATTGAATAGCACCTAATATTAATTTAACTTATTATTATTATTTAGAAAATTTTATGGGCCCGCTGGGATTTGAACCCAGGACCTCCGCCTCGTAAGGGCGGCGTCCTAACCAGGCTAGACGACGGGCCCACTAGTTATTTGATTACTAAGATATTTTACTTTAAAAGTTTTCCTTTAGGCTACTCTTAGGCTATCCAGTATTGCTGGAGTGTATATAAAAGGCTTATACCCCAATCTATCATCTCTTATATAGTTAGCAAATGCCCTTATTGCTGATGCTTCTCCGTGATTTAATATTATATTTTTAGGCTTTGGTTCAATGTTTCTGAGGAAGTTAAACAATTGCCTTCTATCAGAGTGTCCAGAAAATCCTTCAACTGCTTCTACTTCCATATTAATTTGTATTGACTCTACTCTTCCATCCCTATCTAGAATTTGTACTTCTTTTGCACCATCTCTCACTTTTCTACCTAATGTGCCCTCTGCTTGATAGCTTACAAATATTATTGCATTTTTAGGATCTGGCGCCATGGTCTTGAAGAACTCAACAGCTGGGCCTCCGTTTAACATTCCGGAAGTCGCTAAAATTATGGAAGGTTCCCCTTTTGCTATGTCCTCTTTATATCCTTCAATTCTCTTAAAGTATTCTGAGGTAAACGGATTTTCATCCTTGTATAGTATTTCCTCTCTTACTTCTCTTCCTAACCATTCTGGATATGCATTATGAATAGCTGTAACTTCATCAACTAATCCCGTCACATAAACTGGCACTTCTGGAATTAGCTTCTTTTTCATGAAATCGTTTATTATAAGCATAATTTCTTGTCCTCTTCCTACAGCTAGTACTGGAATTAATACTTTTCCTCCTCTATTAAGCGTTTTATTTATAATCTCTAACAACTCTAATTCTGATTCTTCTCTATTTGGTTGATCTTGTGCTCCATAAGTGGTTTCCATAATTAATGTGTCAACTCTCGGAAATTCCGTGTTTGCTTTATCAAGCAATTTGGTTTTCGCATATTTGAAATCGCCAGTATAGACTATATTATGTTTTCCATCACCAATATGTAAATGAGCCATTGCAGATCCCAATATATGACCAGCATTATAGAATGTTAATCTTATGTCTGGAGCAATATCAGTAACCTCTCCATAATCTAACGTTATTGTATGTAATAACTCCTTTCTTACTTCTTTAGCGGAGTAAGGTATGGGTTTACCTTCTTTTTCTGCGACATCAAGAGAATCTAATTGCATTAGTGCCATTATATCCCTTGTTGGTACAGTAGTATATACTGGTCCCTCATATCCATATTTAAAGAGAAATGGAACCATTCCGCAATGATCTAAATGGGCATGTGTAATAACTACAGCATCTAATTCCTCTATTTTTAATTGGTCAATATCAAGTCTAGGAAATAATTTCTCTCCAAACATATTTGCACTGGGATTAAGTCCTACATCTAATAATACTTTACTTTCCGGAGTTTCCACTAGTACTGCAGATCGCCCAACTTCTAGAAAGCCTCCTAATGCCGTAATTCTCACGTACTTATCTTGAAATACTGTCTCTCTATGTATCCTTTCTCCAAAAACCTTTAGTATTTTAGCCCTATATTCAGTCTCATTGTAGATGTGCTCTAAAATACTATCGTACGTCCTAGACTTTATTGGTGGTTCTCTGACTATTTCCGCTTTCCAAAAGGTTTCTGCAAATATTCTTTGTTGTAATGAACCACCTTTTCCTATTACTAATCCTGGTTTCTTAGCTTTTATTAATACTTCACCTAAGTCATCATCGAATTTTATATCCACAATTTCAGCTTCCGTAGGTACAATGTTCTTTATTATTTCGACAGCTTCATTCTTATCTTTCCTA of Sulfolobus sp. E5-1-F contains these proteins:
- a CDS encoding beta-CASP ribonuclease aCPSF1, which encodes MNKLASQSRINTISLIYSELKDLGITRIEYEGPTIAVYVKKPTMVTEKGEVIKKIAKDIKKRIIIKADPSVRKDKNEAVEIIKNIVPTEAEIVDIKFDDDLGEVLIKAKKPGLVIGKGGSLQQRIFAETFWKAEIVREPPIKSRTYDSILEHIYNETEYRAKILKVFGERIHRETVFQDKYVRITALGGFLEVGRSAVLVETPESKVLLDVGLNPSANMFGEKLFPRLDIDQLKIEELDAVVITHAHLDHCGMVPFLFKYGYEGPVYTTVPTRDIMALMQLDSLDVAEKEGKPIPYSAKEVRKELLHTITLDYGEVTDIAPDIRLTFYNAGHILGSAMAHLHIGDGKHNIVYTGDFKYAKTKLLDKANTEFPRVDTLIMETTYGAQDQPNREESELELLEIINKTLNRGGKVLIPVLAVGRGQEIMLIINDFMKKKLIPEVPVYVTGLVDEVTAIHNAYPEWLGREVREEILYKDENPFTSEYFKRIEGYKEDIAKGEPSIILATSGMLNGGPAVEFFKTMAPDPKNAIIFVSYQAEGTLGRKVRDGAKEVQILDRDGRVESIQINMEVEAVEGFSGHSDRRQLFNFLRNIEPKPKNIILNHGEASAIRAFANYIRDDRLGYKPFIYTPAILDSLRVA
- a CDS encoding acryloyl-coenzyme A reductase is translated as MKAVVVPGKQKGYKIEEVPDPIPGKDEVVIRVNRAALCYRDLLQLQGFYPRMKYPVILGHEVVGTIEQIGENVKGFKEGDKVISLLYAPDGTCHYCQIGEEAYCHSRLGYSEELDGFFAEKAKIKVTSLVKVGTNVLDEGAVLVPCITGMVYRSLRRAKLQKGETVLVTGASGGVGIHAIQVAKALGAKVIGVTTSEEKAAFIRKLADHVIVGSKFSEEAKKISDVNVVIDTVGTPTIDESLKSLWMGGRLIQIGNVDPTQIYQLRLGYIILKDIEVIGHASATKRDAEETLKLTGEGKINPVVAAVVELNEIDKGYEILKDKHKIGKVLVKP
- a CDS encoding amidase, which translates into the protein MISEELNSKYNAFITLYNIEGNNKGKLKNVTFGIKDVILTKGVRTTAGSRILENYVPQENAYVVDAILREGGKIIGKTNTHEFALGATNTSSIGGPAKNPVDPERISGGSSGGSAVAVKLDMVDVGIGTDTGGSVRIPSSLCGVIGFKPTTGLIPTDGVIPFSWSLDTVGIIVKDNIRLLRRVFDAILPNEKRKVEIAKLRTRPRIGLFLFDDMEVSRILLKEIYAKLSSYFDIVEVDLPLLRQYGSKTRRTISLAEASSFHKDWISENSDKYFKDTYTLLLDGMKISATDYIDALRYRRLLIEEYIKTFKNIDFILSPTTKIVAPKISDVLSNPLQFREYLIANTELFNVVGAPSISIPFSTLNGLPVGLMISGELYKDGDLLEVTEYILNVVGKH